In a single window of the Rhopalosiphum padi isolate XX-2018 chromosome 1, ASM2088224v1, whole genome shotgun sequence genome:
- the LOC132918392 gene encoding uncharacterized protein LOC132918392, giving the protein MDSCIIDIGDDFIVKKKSYLKMITNQSFIIILLGFIIIAQAGIFSITTKRNLELENNKKETRMLMNKIRNLSNKIVEEEETRLEQSNITTHEVKAWQAMYTGLSKGYGILEKIMKKDAAPSNSIANNTNNLNGTNNGIIIYNPIIINCNHTNQ; this is encoded by the exons ATGGATTCTTGTATAATAGAC ATTGGAGACGattttattgtgaaaaaaaaatcatatttgaaaatgataacaaatcaatcgttcataataattttattgggaTTTATAATCATAGCCCAAGCGggtatattttcaattacaacAAAACGCAATCTA gaactggaaaataacaaaaaagaaaCGAGAATGCTcatgaataaaataagaaacctatcaaataaaatagttgaaGAAGAGGAGACACGTCTCGAACAATCTAACATTACCACACACGAAGTCAAGGCATGGCAAGCGATGTATACAGGTTTATCTAAAGGTTATGGGATactagaaaaaataatgaaaaaagatGCAGCACCATCAAACTCTATagcaaataatactaataatttaaatgggaCAAATAAtgggattataatttataatcccattattataaattgtaaccaCACTAACCAGTGA